The Erythrobacter sp. HL-111 DNA segment CCTGCGCGCCCGCGGGCAGGTCGCCGGTCCAGACATAGGCCTGCGCCTCGCTCCCGCCCGCTGCCCAGCCATCGACCCGGACCGCCATGCGTTCGTATTGCGGCCCCTCGAACGCGTCGAGCACGGCGAGGTCGACCTCTCCCGCATCGTGCAGCGAGCCGACCACGTTGGTCGCGTGGCCTGCGCGCGTCAGCACCAGCGCGGGATACCAGCCCGCCGGATCGGGAATGGCGAACAGCGCGCCCTGCACGCTCGCCTGCGACCCGAGGCCCAGCCCCGCGAGGAAGGGCCAGTCCCCCACCCCTTCGCGCAGCACGCCGTAGAAGAACAGACGCATGGCAAGGCTACTCCTCGTAGATCATTTTTACGGTCATTCCGCCGTCGACGGTGAGATGCTGGCCCGTCACGAAGCCCGCGCCAAGCAGGTATTCCACCGCGCCCGCGATGTCCTGCGGTCTGCCGACCCGGCCCGCCGGGTGCTGCGCGCGGTCCTTCTCGCGGTGTTCGACCTCCTCCCGCTCGCTTTCCTTCTGCCAGTCGCGCGTCTCGATCCAGCCCGGGCGGACCGCGTTGACGCGCACCTGCGGCCCGAGCGAGACCGCCATCGCGTGGGTCAGCGCGTCGATCCCGCCCTTGGACGCGGCATAGGCGAAGCTTTCGGGCTCGCTCATCACGCTGCGGGTGGAGGAGATGTTGACGATGTTTGCCGCTTCGCCGGTCACGCGATGCGCCTCGCGCAGCAGCGGCAGGGCCGCGCGCGAACAGAGGAAGGCGGCGGTGAGGCTCGCATCGATCCACGCCTGCCAGTCGGCAAGGGCGAGATCCTCCAGCGGGCCGCAGAAGGGATCGGCGATCGCGGCGTTGTTGACCAGCGCCGCGAGCGGGGCCTTGCTGCTCCACGAGGCGATCGCTTCGAAGGCGATGGCGACCTCGCGCTCGGAGGAAACGTCGCCGGGAAGGCTCAGCAGCCGTTCGGGCGGCGCGCGCCCGGCCAGTTCGGCGAGCGCCTCGGCATCGATGTCGAGCGCGGCGACCCGCCAGCCCCGTTCGAGGAAATGGAGGGCAAGAGCGCGGCCAATGCCCTGCGCGGCCCCGGTGATGGCGATCATGCGGTCCATGCGGCCCCAACGGGCGAGGCGGCGCGGCGTGCCCGGCCACGCACACCGGACATCAGCCGGGCGGCGCCAGCCGGTAGCAAAGCCCTTCGGCCTCGAGGTCGATCTCTGCGACGAGGCCGAGCGTGCCGGGCACGATCCGTTCGAGCAGCATCGAGCCGAACCCGGTCCGCTGGTCCTGCGCCTCGCTCACCGGCGCGCCGCCACGCTCGCACCAGCGGAATTCGGACAGGAACCCGTCCGCGTCCGGGGCGAACCGGATCGCGATCCGCCCCCCGGCCCGCGCCAGCGCGCCGTATTTCGCCGCATTGGTGACGAGTTCGTGCATCCCCAGCGCCAGCATCGGTGCCTGCCGCGCGCTGACCAGGGTCGGCGGCCCCTCGATCTCGAACCGCTCCGCGCCCAGTTCCATGCAGGCGGCGAGCTCGTTCACGAGCAGGTCGCGCAGGTAGATGTCCGACCACTCGGTTCTCAGCAGGGTGTCGTTCGCCCGCGAAAGCGCGCGCATCCGGTGGTCGAAGCTTTCGAGAAACCCCGGAAGGTCCGCGCTCTGCGAGGCGATCAGGCGGCTCAGCGACTGGACGTTGGCGAAGATGTTCTTCACCCGGTGCTGCAGTTCGGCGAAATGGATCTCGCGCTGGCGTTCCGCCTTGCGCTGGGCCGACACGTCGACCCCGGAGGCGACGATCTCGATCACCGAGCCGTCCTGCGCCCTGAGCGGGGCGAGCTGGACGTCGATCTCCATCCGTCCGTCGTCGGGGATTCGCGCGATGCAGTCGCTGCGCTGGAATTCCCCTGCGAGCGCGGCCTCGGTGATGCGCCTGACATGCGCCTGCATCCCCTCGTCATGGGTCCACCACGGGCAGTCCCAGAACTTGCGCCCGGCGACATCCTTGCGCTTCACCCCGGTGACGCGCAGCGCCGGGGCGTTGACGTTGAGCAGCGTGCCTTCGCCATCGAGGTTCGCGAGGAAGAAGTTGAGGTTGTCGGCGACATCGCGGGTCCGCCTGCTTTCGCTCTCGATCGCGCGGACGAGGCCCTCGCTCCGCCCGGTCTCGTGGACGACACAGCCGACCATGCGCCCGCCGCAGCCGTCATCAAGGGGGAAGTAATCGACCTCGAACTGGCGCACGACCCCGGGATGGGCGGGGGTTTCGGCGCGGACCGTGTGGCCGAGGCTCGGCTCGCCGCGGTCGAGCACGCGCTGCTGGACGCGGCGGATGACCCCGTCGACATCGGGCACGATCTCGTCCTGGCGGCGTCCGATGTGGGCGTGGGCCGGATGGCCGTTGATCTCGGCCAGCGCGCGGTTGACCCGGACATAGCGAAGGTCGCCATCGAGCAGCGAGAATCCCACCGGGGAGTTGTCGAAGAAGGCTTCGAGCTCCGCGCGCTGCGGCTCGAGTGCGAGGTCCATGTCGGGCCGGCCTTTCCGGTTCGATGCGAACCCTGCGGCTAGCCCAAGGCGCGGTGGCGAACCTTAACAAATGTTTCCGCCTCCCTCGGGCCGGCGGATCAGCTCATCGCGTCGAGGATGTCGTCGAGCCGGGCCGGGTCGCCGAGCGCGATCACCCGGCCGTCCGAGCCCGCGTCGAGCGGGTTGCCCATCCAGTCGCTCATCATGCCGCCCGCGCCTTCGACAACGGGGACGAGCGCGGCGAAATCGTGAAGCTTGAGGCCCGCCTCGATCACGCAATCGATATGGCCCGAGGCGACGAGGCCGTAATTGTAGCAGTCCCCGCCATAGATGATCTTGCTCTCCGCCACGGCCCTGGCGACGCCCATGAAGGCATCGACATCGTCGCCCGCGAACTGGTGCGGGGTGGTCGTGCCGAGCACGGCGTCGGACAGGTCCTTCAGGGGGCGCGTCGCCGCGGGCCTGCCGTTGAAGGTCGTGCCTTCCCCGATCCGCCCGACCCAGCGTTCCTGCGCGATCGGCTGGTCGATCACGCCGAGCACCGGCCAGCCGTCCTGCACGAGCGCGATCAGCGTACCGAAGATCGCCCGCCCGGCGATGAAGCTGGTCGTGCCGTCGATCGGGTCGAGCACCCATTGGCGCCCGGCGCCCTCGTTCCGTGTCCCGTATTCCTCGCCGATGATGCCGTCGGCGGGGCGATGCGCCTCGATCAGGGCGCGCATCGCGGCTTCGGCGGCGCGGTCGGCCTCGGTGACGAAGCTGCGGTCGGCCTTGCGCTCCTCGGACCAGGCGCCGCGGAAGAAGGGCCGGATCGCGGCCCCCGCCGCATCGGCCAGGGCAAGGGCGAGCGCGTGGTCGTCTGCAGTCATGAAAAGCCGCCTTCCTTTCGCGGGCAGGATGAAGTCGCGTTCCCTTAGGCGATCGCACGCGGGGTGGTAATCCCCCGCCCAACGGCTTTCCCCGCACCCCGCACAATTACGGCGAGGCGCAAATAGTGAACCTTCACACTTGTGAAAGACACTGCCGCGGCACTATATTACTGTGCTGGGGTTTGGTGGGGGGTGATGCCGGGTAGTGGTCGCAGGATAGACGGTGTCGAGCCGCGCTCGGGCGCGACGGCGGACGGTATGCCGCTGTCGCTCAATCGCGCGCCCGCGCCCGATCTCGATCCGTGGGTGGGCCGGGTCGTGGTCACGCGCGTCGACGTGCCGCCCGATTTCGAGGTTTCCTGTTCGGTCTTCAACGACCTCGCCTACAGCCGGATCGTCCTCAAGGGCGACTGGCGGGCCACCACGCCCGACGGCAAGGTCTGCGTCGAGCGAGGACCGGTGCTGGTGGGCCCGCAGTCGCGACGCATGGACATGACCTGCCGCGGCAGTTTCGCGACCGTCAACATCGGTTTCCGTCCGGGCGCGCTCGCCTGCCTGATCGACACCCCGCTGGACGCGCTGGTCGACCGGGTCGAGCTTGACGACCCGCTCGGCCTTGCGGACGGGTACGCGCCCGATCTCGGCTACCCGGCGGACGCCTCGAGCGAGGAGCTCGCGCTGATGGTCGAGGACCGCGTGCGCGCCTTCATCCGCCGCAAGCGGCCGCGCCACCCGGACCCGATCAGCCGCGCCTTCGAGGCGGCGAGCTTCGTCGATCCGACCATCCGCCCCGGCGAATTCGCCGCCCGCCACGACATCAGCCTGCGCCAGGTCGAACGGATCGTGCGGCGCGATTTCGGGATGACCCCGCGCACCGCGCTGCGCCGCGCGCGGGCGATGGACCTTGCCTGCCACATGCTCGGCATTGCCGATCGCCAGGAAGAGCAGGAATTCCTGCTGCGCTTCTTCGACCAGTCGCACCTGATCCGCGAGTTCCAGTGCTTCTTCGGGGTCACGCCGCAGGCCTTCCGCGCGCGCCCGCGGGTCCTGCTGACCCTCAATCTCGAAGCGCGCGCGGCGCGGCGGCTGGAGGAACTCGTCCGCATCGCCCCCGGCGCGCGGCGCCCCCGGCACGAGCGCACGGAGGAGGAAGAGGAGGAGCAGGAGGAAGAGGCGGCGACCCGGGCGCAGAAGCGGCGGAACGAGTCCTGACGCAGCGCCCCCCGGCGCGGTCCGCAGAGATCGCGGCACGGCCGCAAGCCCGCCCTAGTCCGCCTGGCGCTCCTGCCAGTGTTCGAAGGCGAGCCGCGGGTGCAGCGCGACATAGGCCTTCGCCTCCGCCCCCTCCCAGTCGAGCGGCCATTCGCCCGGCATCTCCCCGGCGAGGTGCGAGCGCGAGACGAACCAGCCCTGCCCCGGCAGCCCGTCCGACTGCCGCACGACCAGCACGGCAAGCCCCGGCTCGCCCGCGCGGCGCCCCTCCTCGTCGATCCGGTCCATCGCCGCGCACAGCTGACGCATCAGCGGGCGGGTGAAGGAATGGCCCAGCGCAAACAGCGCCTGGCTGTAGGTGAGCGGCGTGCGGGCGCGGGCGGCGCCGATCAGGAGCTCGCGGATCTCGTCGCGCTGGAGTGCCATCGGCCGCAACCATAGCGCGCTTTGACGAAGGCGGCAGCCTCAGGCGTTGACGCGAAACGCCCGAGGTCCCGGCCTTCGCCGGGAATCGCGCTTTTTCAGTCGAACAGGCTCGACACGCTGCTTTCGTCGGCGATGCGGCGGATCGCCTCGCCGATCAGCGGGGCGATGGTGAGGATGCGGATCTTGCCCGATTGCTCGGTCGCCTCGGTCGGGCGGATCGAATCGGTGATCACCAGCTCCTTCAGCTTCGACCCGTCGATTCGCGCCACCGCGCCGCCCGACAGCACGCCGTGGGTGATGTAGGCCGCGACCGAACGCGCCCCGTTCGCAAGCAGCGCATCGGCCGCGTTGCACAGGGTCCCGCCCGAATCGATGATGTCGTCGATCAGCACGCAGTGGCGGTCCGCCACGTCGCCGATGATGTTCATGACCTCGCTCTCCCCCGGGCGGTCGCGGCGCTTGTCGACGATCGCGAGCGGGGCGTTGTCGAGCCGCTTGGCGAGCGCGCGGGCGCGCACCACGCCGCCGACATCGGGGGAGACCACCATCAAATCCTGGTCGCCATAGCGCGCCTGGATGTCCGCGGCCATGACCGGGGCGGCATAGAGATTGTCTGTCGGGATGTCGAAGAAGCCCTGGATCTGCCCCGCGTGGAGATCGACCGCGAGCACCCGGTCGGCCCCGGCCTCGGTGATGAGGTTCGCCACCAGCTTGGCCGAGATCGGCGTGCGCGGCCCGGGCTTGCGGTCCTGCCGGGCATAGCCGAAATAGGGCACGACCGCGGTGATCCGCTTGGCCGAGGCACGGCGCAGCGCGTCGATGCAGATCAGCAGTTCCATCAGGTTGTCGTTCGCCGGAAAGCTCGTCGGCTGGACGAGAAACACGTCCTCGCCGCGCACGTTCTCGTGAATTTCGACGAAGACCTCCTCGTCGGCGAAGCGGCGGACGCTCGCATCGGTCAGCGGCATTTCGAGATAGGCGGCGATCGCCCGGGCAAGGGGCAGGTTCGAATTGCCCGACATGATCTTCATGACTGCGAATCCCCGTGTGGCGCTGGACGCCCCCCGCCTAGCGGCGCGTCACGGAAACGCAACAGAGGACGCCCGGTTGTCGTCAGGCGGAACGGGCGATCCGGCCGAATGTCCCGGCGAAGATCGGCCCGCCTTCCGGGGCGCCCCGCCTCAATCGCGCGGGACGGTGCGGTGGTCCCTGATCCTGTGTTCGCCCCGGATCCAGCGCACCGTGCCGGACGAAGCGCGCATCACCACGCTCTGCGTGGTCATGATGGTCGCGCCGGTCGCCTTCTTGCGGGTCTTGACCCCGGCCAGCAGCGATCCGTCGGTGACGCCCGTCGCGGCGAAGATGCAGTCGCCCTTGGCGAGATCGCCGAGCTTGTAGATCCGGTCGAGATCGGTGATCCCCCACTTGTGCGCGCGGGCCTTCTCGTCCTCGTTCCTGAACACCAGCCGCCCGTTGAACTGCCCGCCGACGCAGCGCAGCGCCGCGGCGGCAAGCACGCCTTCGGGCGCGCCGCCCTGGCCCATGTATAGGTCGATCGTCGTGTCCTGGTCGGTTACCGCGATCACGCCCGCGACGTCCCCGTCCCCGATCAGCACGACGCCGCAGCCAAGGCCGCGCAATTCGGCGATCAGATCGGCATGGCGCGGGCGGTCAAGCACGCAGACGATGATCTCGGAAGGATCGACGCCCTTGGCTTCGGCGACCGCGCGCACGTTCTCGCTCGGGGTCTTCGCAAGGTCGATGATGCCTTCGGGATAGCCCGGGCCGACCGCGAGCTTGTCCATGTAGACGTCGGGCGCGTTGAGGAGGCAGCCTTCTTCCGCCGCCGCCAGCACGGCGAGGGCATTGGGTCCGGCCTTGGCGGTGATGGTCGTGCCTTCGAGCGGGTCGAGGGCAATGTCGATCCTGGGCCCCTTCCCCATGCCGACCTTCTCGCCGATGTAGAGCATCGGCGCCTCGTCGCGCTCGCCCTCGCCGATCACCACGGTCCCGTCTATGTAGAGATCGTCGAAGGCGCGGCGCATCGCCTCGACCGCGGCGGCATCGGCGGCCTTTTCGTCCCCGCGCCCGACCAGCTGCGCGGCGGCGACCGCGGCGGCTTCGGTCACGCGGACCATTTCGAGCACCAGCACGCGCTCCATCGCGGAATCGACATTCTCGGTTTTTGCCGCCAGCATGTCGGTGGTAGTCGGAGTGTTCATGCGAAATGTCTTCCCTGTCGATTGCATGGCGCGCCCGCGCGGGCTTTCGATGAGGCGCCTGCGCGGGCTTAGGCCGATCCGTGTCGCCTTGTCGAGCGAAGGCCTGCGGACCGGGACGATTCTGCCGGCCTTCGCGGCCGCGCTGGCGGCCGCTGCCCCGCTGGCCGCGCAGGATGACAGGGCCGTGACGCCGGAAGCGAGCGAACCCGCCGCGCAGCGCGGGGAAGCGCGCCGCCGCCCGGCCCCGCTCGACATCATGATCACCGTGCCCGGGGGCGAGGTCAACGAGGCCGAACTGCGCGAATGCGAGGACGAGGCCGAGGCGGGCACGATCAGCGGCGAGATCGTGGTGTGCCGCGCGCGCGGTTCCTCGGGCGAGGAGCGCTTTTCCGGCCGGGAGGAGGCGCAGCGGCGCTACGCGCGGGAAACCGCCTTCCGCGACGCGCCGCCGCCGCCCGACCTGTTCGGCATCCCCGACAACGGCAGGGGCATCGGGATCGGCGGGGTCCCGCCGGCCGCGCTGCTCATCGACGTCGAGGCGCTGCCGCAGGCCCCCGCCGGTTCCGATGCCGACCGCATCGCGCGCGGCCTCCCGCCGGTCGGGCGGGACGAGGAGCTTTCGGAAGAGGAAATCCGCAGGCGCCGCGAGGCGCTGGGCCTGCCGCCGCCGAAGTTCGAGCGCAGGAAGTAATCGGGCGGGGAGGTCTCAATCCCGCAGGATCGGCAGCACCAGCGGCGCATCGGTCAGGCTGTCGGACCCTTCGAGCAGTTCGAGGGCCTTCGTCACGCAGCGTTCCGGCCCCTCGTGCGTCACCATCGCCACCAGCACCTCGCCCCCCTCGCGCGAGCGGCCGTGCTGGATCAGGCTTTCGATCGAAACGTCGGCATCGCGCATCGCCGCGGTGATCTCGGCCAGCACGCCGGGCCGGTCGTTGACGGTGAAGCGGATATAGGTGCGCTCGGTCCGGTGGCCGGGTTCGGCCGGCGGCAGGGCGGCAAGGCGCGCGACGGGGATCGAAAAGGGCGCGGAAACCTCGCTGCGGGCGATGTCGATGAGGTCGGCGACCACGGCCGAAGCGGTCGGCCCGTCGCCCGCGCCCGCGCCCTGGAACAGCAGGCGGCCGGAGAAATTGCCCTCGGCCACCACCGCGTTGGTCGGCCCGTCGACGGGAGCGAGCGGGTGGTCCTTGTGGACGAGGCAGGGCCGCACGCGCTGGAGCAGGCAGGGGCCGTTCTCCCCTTCCTCGACGTCGGCTTCCCCGATCAGCCGGATGACGAAGCCCAGCGCATCGGCCTGCGCGATGTCGGCCGCGCGGATCGGGCGGATGCCGCTGACCCTGACCGAAGCGAAATCGACCCGCGCGCCGAACCCGATCGCGGACAGGATCGCGAGCTTGTGCGCCGCGTCCACCCCGTCGATGTCGAAGCTGGGATCGGCCTCGGCATAGCCCAGCCTTTGCGCCTCGGCGAGCGTCTCGGCGAAATCGGCGCCGGTTTCCTCCATTTCCGAGAGGATGTAATTGCAGGTCCCGTTGAGAATGCCGTAGACCTTGGTCAGCGCATTGGCGCTGGTCCCTTCGCGCAGGCCCTTCACCACCGGGATGCCGCCCGCGACCGCCGCCTCGAACTTGAGCGCGACCTTCGCCGCCTCCGCCGCCTCGGCGAGGGCGAGGCCGTGATGCGCGATCATCGCCTTGTTCGCGGTGACGAGACCCTTGCCGCCCTTCAGCGCCGCGCGCGACAGGGCGAGCGCCGGGCCGTCCGCCCCGCCGACCAGTTCGACCACCACGTCAACGTCCGCGCGCGCGGCGAGCGCGGTCATGTCGTCTTCCCACGCGAAGGGGGCGATATCGACGCCGCGGTCCTTCGTCCGGTCGCGCGCGCTCACCGCGGTCACTTCGATCGGGCGCCCGGCGCGCGCGGCGATCAGGTCGCGGTTCGTGTCGAGCAGCCGGATCACCCCCGCGCCGACCGTGCCGAGCCCGGCGATCGCGATCCTCAGGGGGGCGATGCGGAGCGGATCGGTCTGGCTGTCGGGCACGGGCAAGGTTCCTGCTGCGGCTGCGAGGGGTCTTGACGCGCACCTAGCCGCGCCGCGCCTGCCGTCAAGCGGTTGCTGGGCGGCGTCAGCGCGCCTCGGTGACCCTGCGCCCGCATTCGCCGAGCTCCGCCCGGACCAGCGCGTAGTCCTCCTCGGCCAGCGCGCGCGCCGCGGGATCGCGCGCGAGATTGGCGCTGCTCGGCAATTCCGCCGGCAGGGCGCAGGCGAGGCGGTACCATTGCAGCGTGTCCGGCTCGGGCCGGCGGGCGGCGGAATCGATGATCTCGCCCCAGGACACCCCCCACGCCGGCGGCTGCCCCGGCCGGCGCAGCACGCTGATCGAGGCGGGCGAATCGCCGGTCGTCTCGAGGAATATCTGCGTTTCGGATTCGCCCGCGAGATTGCCGCGCACCGACAGCGCATCGGCCACCCCCGTGACCCGCGGCGGGGCGTCGGCGGCGACGAGTTCGCGCAGCACGCCGCGCACGCGCTCCTCCAGCTGCCGGGTCCAGGCGAACTGGCCCGCCTCATCGACGAGCACGATCGTCCCCGGCCTGCCCGCGACCGACTCGGCGAACAGCAGGACCTCGGTTTTGGCGAGTTTCGGCGGCTTGCCCTTCGCATTGGGTTCCACGTCCGCCAGCCAGGCGAGCGATTCGCGCACCCCGCTCCCCCCGCCGAGCAGGGCCTGCGCCTCGCCTTCGAGGTAAAGCCGCACGAATCCGGGCGCGAGGCCGGGCGCGCGTTCGGGCGGGACCGTGACCTGGTCCCGAATCCGCGCGCGGATGATAAGCTCGCTCGCCTCGGCCAGGGTGACGAGATCGGCGTAGGTCGGACCCTCCTGCGCCGGCGCGGCCGCGGCCTGTCCCGCTGCGGCACGGTCCTGGGCCAGCGCCGCCCCGCCCGCCGCCGCCAGCGCCAGGCCCAGTGCGGCCGCGCCGCCGCGGAGCCCGCGCAAAAGCCTGTTTTCATTTGTTAATACGAGGTTAAAGCGCATCATGATGTGTCCTCTCGGCGGCTCGCACGGGGCCGCTCAACGGGCTCCCCCTTCACGGCATCCTTATCAGGATCGTGGCCGTGAATCCGCCCTGAACCGATAAAGCGTTTGATCCCCTAGGGACCAGTCGTTAAAGCCCGCAAGGCCTGCGCCGGGGTTGGGGACCAAAGCCGGGGCAGCAAACGTGTCGTGCACGAAAACCGCAGGCGGGAGTATCTGACGGTTCTTGCATGGCCAGCCGGGTCAGGTCTGACTTCGTCAGCGGGGCAAGCCGCTCCCGGCATGGGAGGACCTATATTTGGGATTTCGCGCCTCGGCCTGCTTTACCGGGGGGGCGAACGAGTGTGTCGGCAATCTGTCGGCAGTAGTGATGGAGAGAAAGCGACTGGATGGCTTACGCTGACCAACAGATGAGTGGAAACAAGGCTGTTTCCATTGTTATCGTCGCGCTTATCCATGTGGCGGTCGGTTACCTGCTGATCTCTGGTCTCGCCATTTCGGCGGCCAAGAAGATCATCGAGCGGGTCGATACGTTCAACGTGGAAGAGCCGCCGCCCCCGCCGGAGGAGCCGGACGAACCGCCGCCCGAGGAGCCGCAGCAGGAAACCGCGCCGCCTCCGCCGGTCGCGCCGCCGCCGCCGATCAACATCGCGCCGCAGCCGCCGCAGATCCGCACGCAGCGGGAAATTCCCCCGCCGTCGCCGCCGGCACTGACTCTGCCGCCGCCCGCACCCGCGGCGCCGCCGGCGCCGCCTTCGCAGGCTCGCGGCGTGCAGCCCCGCAACCAGAGCCGCTGGGTGCGCCGGATCATCGAGGACTATCCTTCGCGCGCCCTGCGCCAGGAGGAAGAAGGCACCGTCGGCGTTCGCGTCACGGTCGGCGCCAACGGGCGGGTCTCCGCCTGTTCGGTGACCGCCTCGAGCGGCTCGAGCATTCTCGACGATGCCGCCTGCCGTTCGCTCCAGCGCTATGCCCGGTTCGAACCGGCGCTGAACGATGCGGGCGATCCGACAACCGGCAGCTGGGCCACCCGGATCACCTATCAGATCAGGTAGTAACGCGTGAGGGGAGCGAGGGCCCGCCCGGCCCGAGCGACCATTCGGGACACTTTTTTCAAGAGGACTTTTCGCAATGAACCTTTACATTCTCGCGGCCGCAGCCGCCGAAGCGCCGAAAAACGAATTCGGCTTCATGAAAGCGATGGAAGAGGGCGGCCCCGTCGCCTGGTCGATCCTCGCGGTCATGGTCATCATGAGCGTCGGCTCGTTCTACATCCTGTTCACCAAGCTGTTCGAACAGAACCGGGTGATGAAGCAGTACAAGCAGGTGCAGAGCCAGTTCTGGCGTGCCTCCAGCCTCAAGGAAGGCGCCGCCAAGCTCGAGAAGAACAGCGCCTGGCGCCAGATCGCCGACGACGCGATCGTCGCGCAGGAGCGCCATTCCAAGATGACCGACAGCCTCGAGGCGCATGACTACATGCACGGCTCGCTGCAGCGTTCGGAAGACTCGATCAATTCGAGCCTCGCCGGCGGCCTGCCGTTCCTCGCCTCGGTCGGCGCGACCGCGCCGTTCGTCGGCCTGCTCGGCACCGTGATCGGGATCTACCGCGCGCTCATCAACATCGGCATCGCCGGGAGCGCCTCGATCGACAAGGTCGCCGGCCCGGTCGGCGAAGCGCTGATCATGACCGCGATCGGCCTGCTGGTCGCGGTGCCCGCGGTGCTCGCGTTCAACTGGCTGCAGTCGCGCAACCGCCGCATCGCCGAGCTGCTCAACAGCTTCTCGACCGACATCCTCGCCTACATCTCGTCGGACGGCGCGGTGAAGCCCGCCGTGACGGCGGCTCCGGCCAAGACCAGCGGCGCGAAGCCCGCTGCGAAGAACGCCGGCACCACCGCCACCACCGCGGGCGGCGTGAAGGCCGGCTCGAAGTAAGCGCCATTTACCGAAGCGGGCGGGGAGCGGCGCTCCCCGTCCGCCCGGTAAACCGGCCGGAGCGGGGGTTTTCCCCACCCCCGGCCAGACAGGTCAGGCCGAACGGCGCGAGAGGGCCGGGAAGCCATCAAGCGGCCCGTCGCAAGACCATTCTCAAGGGTAGGAATTCACAATGGCGATTTCGATGGGAGGCGGGGAAACCCCGATGTCCGACATCAACACCACGCCGCTGGTGGACGTGATGCTGGTGCTCCTGATCATCTTCCTCATCGCGGTCCCGGTGGCGATCCAGACGATCGAGAAGCTGGAGATCCCGATCTTCGAGGCGACCGAATCGAAGGACAAGGTGGAAAACCTGCTGCTCACCGTCAGCACCACCGACCAGGCCGGCCGCAGCGCGGGCGAGCCGGGCTTCGCAGGCGCATCGCGCACGGGCGATTGCCGGGTCTATTTCAACAACATCACCCCCGTCTCTTCGGAAGAGCTCTACGACCGGGCCTTCAACCGGCTGGACCGGATCGTCACCCGCGCGGGCGGTCCGGAAGCGGTCATGCAGGATCCCGACGCGATCCCGCAGGTCCACATCCGCGGCGACGTCAACGCCCCGTGGCGCTGCGTGGCGGGGACGATCTACAACGTGCAGGCGGCGGGCTACCCGACCGTGGGCTTCATCTCGAACCCGGTCGATCCGGCCGGCTGATCGCCGCCCGAACGCGCATCAAGGAGTAAACTGACATGGGTATGACCGGAGGCCAGCTCGACGGCGAACCGATGCTCGACATGAACATGACGCCGCTGATCGACGTGCTGCTCGTTCTGCTGATCATGTTCATCATCACCATCCCGATCGCCACGCACTCGGTCGACATCGACCTGCCGCAGGGCGATCCGCCGCCGAGCGAGCTCGACATCGACCCGGTGAAGAACAAGCTGGTGCTGAACCAGCAGGACCAGATCCTGTGGAACGGCACGCCGATCACCCAGGGCGAGCTGGTGACGACGCTGCAGGAGACGACCGGCATAGACCCCGAGCCCGAACTCCAGTTCGAGCCCGA contains these protein-coding regions:
- a CDS encoding energy transducer TonB encodes the protein MAYADQQMSGNKAVSIVIVALIHVAVGYLLISGLAISAAKKIIERVDTFNVEEPPPPPEEPDEPPPEEPQQETAPPPPVAPPPPINIAPQPPQIRTQREIPPPSPPALTLPPPAPAAPPAPPSQARGVQPRNQSRWVRRIIEDYPSRALRQEEEGTVGVRVTVGANGRVSACSVTASSGSSILDDAACRSLQRYARFEPALNDAGDPTTGSWATRITYQIR
- a CDS encoding homoserine dehydrogenase; this translates as MPDSQTDPLRIAPLRIAIAGLGTVGAGVIRLLDTNRDLIAARAGRPIEVTAVSARDRTKDRGVDIAPFAWEDDMTALAARADVDVVVELVGGADGPALALSRAALKGGKGLVTANKAMIAHHGLALAEAAEAAKVALKFEAAVAGGIPVVKGLREGTSANALTKVYGILNGTCNYILSEMEETGADFAETLAEAQRLGYAEADPSFDIDGVDAAHKLAILSAIGFGARVDFASVRVSGIRPIRAADIAQADALGFVIRLIGEADVEEGENGPCLLQRVRPCLVHKDHPLAPVDGPTNAVVAEGNFSGRLLFQGAGAGDGPTASAVVADLIDIARSEVSAPFSIPVARLAALPPAEPGHRTERTYIRFTVNDRPGVLAEITAAMRDADVSIESLIQHGRSREGGEVLVAMVTHEGPERCVTKALELLEGSDSLTDAPLVLPILRD
- a CDS encoding MotA/TolQ/ExbB proton channel family protein; translation: MNLYILAAAAAEAPKNEFGFMKAMEEGGPVAWSILAVMVIMSVGSFYILFTKLFEQNRVMKQYKQVQSQFWRASSLKEGAAKLEKNSAWRQIADDAIVAQERHSKMTDSLEAHDYMHGSLQRSEDSINSSLAGGLPFLASVGATAPFVGLLGTVIGIYRALINIGIAGSASIDKVAGPVGEALIMTAIGLLVAVPAVLAFNWLQSRNRRIAELLNSFSTDILAYISSDGAVKPAVTAAPAKTSGAKPAAKNAGTTATTAGGVKAGSK
- a CDS encoding biopolymer transporter ExbD, which produces MGMTGGQLDGEPMLDMNMTPLIDVLLVLLIMFIITIPIATHSVDIDLPQGDPPPSELDIDPVKNKLVLNQQDQILWNGTPITQGELVTTLQETTGIDPEPELQFEPEALASYEISAQVLRIIKQSGVTKFGFVGNEKYRSFGTGGPAAGGQQ
- a CDS encoding biopolymer transporter ExbD; translated protein: MAISMGGGETPMSDINTTPLVDVMLVLLIIFLIAVPVAIQTIEKLEIPIFEATESKDKVENLLLTVSTTDQAGRSAGEPGFAGASRTGDCRVYFNNITPVSSEELYDRAFNRLDRIVTRAGGPEAVMQDPDAIPQVHIRGDVNAPWRCVAGTIYNVQAAGYPTVGFISNPVDPAG